Proteins co-encoded in one Oreochromis aureus strain Israel breed Guangdong linkage group 3, ZZ_aureus, whole genome shotgun sequence genomic window:
- the LOC116328910 gene encoding protein NLRC3-like isoform X4 — MLEENIITFVKNELKKLQNDLNPDYSECQRDEEEVLDSEEEKQRRSSREAFLKLAVNFLRIMKQEQLADCLQSKNPDPGCENTFKCNLKKKFQCVFEGIAKPGTQITLNEIYTELCITEGGTGEVNTEHEVRQIEKFSWKPNRPETRIRCEDIFKASTERDKPIRTVLTKGVAGIGKTLLTQKFTLDWAEDKTNQDIQFMFPFPFRELNLLKDKKFSLVGFIHHFFTEIKEAGICNFKKFKVVFIFDGLDECRLPLNFHITEILTDVTESTSVDVLLTNLIRGKLLPSARIWITTRPAAANQIPAEYIDMVTEVRGFTDPQKEEYFRKRLRDKEEANTIISHIKTSQSLHIMCHIPIFCWITATVLESLLKTKQDGGKLPKTLTEMYIHFLVVQTKLKNINYDGGAETDPLWSPESKKMIEAVGKLAFEQLQKGNLIFYESDLTECGINVREASVYSGVFTQVFKEERGLYQEKVFCFVHLSVQEFLAALHVHLTFINSGINLLEEEETASVQTGVYSVRQFYQSAVDKALKSPNGHLDLFLRFLLGLSLQTNQTLLQGLLIPKRNISQTNHETVQYIKNKLNENLSPEKSINLFHCLNELNDDSLVKEIQSHLSSGSLSIVDLSPSQWSALVFVLLISEEQLDVFDLKEYSASEEAFLRLLPVVKASKKVLLSGCNLTKKSCEALSSVLRSQSSRLRELDMSNNNIQDSGVELLCVGLESPHCTLQTLRLSGCLITEKGCAFLSSALSSNPSHLTQLDLSYNHLGGSGMKLLLTRLQDPQWKLETLRMEPCGVQWLKPGLRKYFCELNLDLNTIHRKLKLSANNRKVVHVEEDQQYVDNDDRFDHWPQLLCTNTLTGRCYWEVEWSGEVHIAVAYKGIKRKGNGDDSRSALNIGSSDSYSVTAPHNCSGTESSCTSEINQVVKGRR; from the exons ATGCTGGAGGAAAACATTATCACgtttgtgaagaacgagctaAAGAAGCTGCAGAATGATCTGAATCCAGATTATTCAGAGTGTCAGAGGGATGAAGAGGAGGTGTTGGACAGTGAGGAAGAGAAGCAGAGaaggagcagcagagaggcatttcTGAAACTTGCAGTTAACTTCCTGAGAATAATGAAACAGGAGCAGCTGGCTGACTGTCTGCAGAGCA AAAATCCTGATCCAGGTTGTGAGAACACATTTAAATGTAACCtaaagaagaagttccagtgtgtgtttgaggggatcgctaaaCCAGGAACCCAAATCACTCTAAAtgagatctacacagagctctgcatcacagagggagggaccgGAGAGGTCAACactgaacatgaggtcagacagattgaaaagTTTTCCTGGAAACCAAACAGACCAGAAACAAGAATCAGGTgtgaagacatctttaaagcttcgactgaaagagacaaaccaatcagaacagtccTGACCAAAGGAGTGGCTGGCATCGGGAAAACACTCCTGACACAAAAGTTCACtttggactgggctgaagacaagaccaaccaggacatccagttcatgtttccatttccattcagagagctgaatttACTGAAGGATAAAAAGTTCAGCTTAGTGGGATTtattcatcacttctttactgaaatcaaagaagcaggaatctgtaactttaaaaagttcaaagttgtgttcatctttgatggtctggatgagtgtcgacttcctctgaaCTTCCACATCACTGAGATCCTCACTGATGTTACAGAGTCCAcatcagtggatgtgctgctgacaaacctcatcaggggaaaGTTGCTTCCTTCTGCTCGcatctggataaccacacgacctgcagcagccaatcagatccctgcTGAGTATATAGACATGGttacagaggtcagagggttcactgacccacagaaggaagagtacttcaggaagagactCAGAGACAAGGAAGAGGCCAACACCATAATCtctcacatcaagacatcacaaagcctccacatcatgtgtcacATCCCaatcttctgctggatcactgctacagttttAGAGAGTTTGTTAAAAACCAAACAGGATGGAGGAAAGCTGCCCAAGAcactgactgagatgtacattcacttcctggtggttcagacCAAACTGAAGAACATCAactatgatggaggagctgagacagatccccTCTGGAGTCCAGAGAGTAAGAAGATGATTGAAGCAGTGGGGAAACTGGCGTTtgagcagctgcagaaaggaaacctgatcttctatgaatcagacctgacagagtgtggcattaATGTCAGAGaggcctcagtgtactcaggagtgttcacacaggtctttaaagaagagagaggactgtaccaagAAAAGGTGTTCTGTTTtgtccatctgagtgttcaggagtttctggcagCTCTACATGTCcacctgaccttcatcaactctggtaTCAACCtgctggaagaagaagaaacagcctCAGTGCAGACTGGAGTATATTCAGTTAGACAGttctaccagagtgctgtggacaaggctttaaagagtccaaatggacacttGGACTTGTTTCttcgcttcctcctgggtctttcattgcagaccaatcagactctttTACAAGGCCTGTTGATACCAAAAAGAAACATCTCACAGACCAATCATGAAACAGTTCagtacataaaaaataaactgaatgagAATCTCTCTCCTGaaaaaagcatcaatctgttccactgtctgaatgaactgaatgatgaCTCTCTAGTGAAGGAGATCCAAAGTCATCTGAGTTCAGGAAGCCTGTCCATAGTTGATCTTTCTCCTTcccagtggtcagctctggtctttgtcCTACTGATATCAGAAGAACAGCTGGATGTGTTTGATCTGAAGGAATACTCAGCTTCAGAGGAGGCTTTTTTGAgactgctgccagtggtcaaagcctcgaAGAAAGTTCT GCTTAGCGGATGTAACCTCACAAAgaaaagctgtgaagctctgtcatCAGTTCTCAGATCCCAGTCCTCTAGACTGAGAGAGCTGGACATGAGTAACAACAACATTCAGGACTCAGGAGTGGAGTTGTTGTGTGTTGGCCTTGAAAGTCCACACTGCACACTTCAAACCCTCAG GCtttcaggctgtctgatcacagagaaaGGCTGTGCTTTCCTCAGTTCAGCTCTGAGCTctaacccctcccatctgacacagctggacctgagctacaatcatctaGGGGGctcaggaatgaagctgttGTTGACTCGACTGCAGGATCCACAGTGGAAACTGGAAACCCTCAG gaTGGAGCCTTGTGGAGTACAATGGCTGAAACCAGGTTTAAGGaaat ATTTCTGTGAACTAAACCTGGATCTAAACACAATACACAGAAAACTCAAACTGTCTgccaacaacaggaaggtggtGCATGTAGAAGAGGACCAGCAGTATGTTGATAATGATGACAGATTTGATCATTggcctcagctgctgtgtaccAACACTCTGAcgggtcgctgttactgggaggttgaGTGGAGTGGAGAGGTTCATATTGCAGTGGCTTACAAAGGAATCAAACGGAAAGGAAACGGTGATGACAGCAG gtCAGCATTAAATATCGGCAGCAGTGACTCATACTCAGTCACTGCCCCACACAACTGCAGCGGGACGGAGTCATCGTGCACTTCAGAGATAAATCAAGTGGTTAAAG GGAGAAGATGA